From one Coffea eugenioides isolate CCC68of chromosome 11, Ceug_1.0, whole genome shotgun sequence genomic stretch:
- the LOC113751953 gene encoding transport and Golgi organization protein 2 homolog translates to IVYNGFNLIVADLCSMSMLYITNRPKGSGIIATQVSPGIHVLSNAKLDSPWPKAQRLEQSFKDLMDKYGGGEIPLKEMSEKLMNDTTKDDESKLPQIYPPEWEYHLSSIFVDADMPTGRYGTRSTSALAMSTSGNITYFEKHLDADLWKEQIISFQIRRETMT, encoded by the exons attgtctacaatGGGTTTAACTTGATTGTTGCTGATCTTTGTTCAATGTCCATGCTGTACATAACCAACCGACCAAAAGGCAGCGGCATTATTGCTACACAAGTTTCACCTGGTATTCACGTCTTGTCTAATGCAAAGCTTGACAGCCCGTGGCCTAAG GCTCAAAGATTGGAGCAAAGCTTTAAGGATCTGATGGATAAATATGGAGGAGGAGAGATCCCCTTAAAAGAGATGTCTGAAAAATTAATGAATGACACAACTAAAGATGATGAAAGCAAATTACCTCAGATTTATCCCCCAGAGTGGGAATACCATTTGAGTTCCATATTTGTTGATGCTGATATGCCTACg GGACGTTATGGTACGAGAAGTACTTCCGCATTGGCTATGAGTACAAGTGGGAACATAACATATTTTGAAAAGCATCTTGATGCAGACTTGTGGAAGGAGCAGATCATCAGCTTCCAGATTAGGAGAGAAACAATGACATAG